The Alnus glutinosa chromosome 10, dhAlnGlut1.1, whole genome shotgun sequence DNA window CCACCCTCTGGGGGCACGATGTTCATGAAGGTTTCCCAATCAAACTCTGAATCAGAGTTATCACCAGCTGGTAGACAAAATTCCATATGGGTTTCCAAATCAGTCTCGGGCGTTCCTTCCATATGGGTTTCCGAATCAGCGTCGGGCGTTCCATAGTTTGCTTGAGGCCCATCGGATTGAACAATTTCACAGCAAACCCTCTTTCTTTGCTGGGATCCATCCTCACGGCGCCTTTTGATCCCAATCCTTGATTCTGATCCTTTCTTTTGAAGGGTACAGAGGACCCAACTGGTACTCGGTTCATGCTCCCCAACGAGTGAAAACTCGTGCATTAACCAGTCCGATCTCTTCATGGTCGAGCCATCTTTAACCttgaaacaaaacaatttcCTGGCCCCAATAACATCACCCTCCTCATCATATATATGATGAGAAGAGTTCTCATGCCAAACCCCAGATCCGGCAGTTCGTGCCACTCGACTTTTGTTTAGTTTTCTCAGTTTCGCGAAAAAGTAAACCTTCTCACCCTCCAGATCGCCGCAGATTTCCCAGGGAGGCTTTTCACCGTATATATCGCACTCACCGATGCCGTCCCAGGGAAGCTCTTCACCCATCGCCTTCTTCAACAAGTAGTCTCGTACAAGCTCTTCATCGCTGGGACAAAAGCGGAACCCCGCCGGTAGAAACACAGCCATTAACTCCACTCTTATCTTTTCTCCTTGATCGATAACAACAAGGACTTCTATCAGGCTTTTACTTGGAAACAAAGTCTAAACCCTAGATGTATTTATTAGCCCTGCAATGACCGACTTgtctaattaaataaataaaaaaaataaaaataaaaacaactaaacAAAGGCAAGCCTACCGTTTAAGCCCTTCTTGCTGCGTCGTTTAAGCCCTTAAGCGgtcataattttatttccttttttaccCTTACAACTCTGAAAAAAGGTTTGCCTTCGGTCGTAGAGGGTAAGCAGCGGGTACCCGTGTGGGCTAACCGGGAGTGAAAGATTTAGGGAAGAGTTTTGAAGGTGGGTTGACGTGGAGCTTCTCCGAGACAGCGAACAAGCCGGTCAGCGTCTGGACTAGTGTGTCTGCTTGGACAAAGGTTGTTGCTGTTGGAGATGATGGTGAAGTCATGGGGTTGTGTTTTTCCATTTTAGAGAGGGATAGAGAGAATGGAGATTTGcagaagaaaattgaaattggtTCAGACCACCAAATGAGCTATAGTTGAAGGCTTGGGGAAATAAACCGAATGGGGAATAACCTGcgtcctaggctctccattgtTCACAGTTCATgcattgaaattgaagaaacaCAAGTACAACAATTATTCCCATAAACCCACCGTCTGACCCTTGTCTTCTCaagaaaaattatactttttgtcTTCCCGAGAACCATCGCTTGAAatactataaaaaaattaaaaaaagaaaaaaaaagaaaaaaaagcgtTTTTGTCGAGGGAAATCAAGGGTCAAATGTAGTATTTTGTCCGAACCTTGCAAAAGTTATTTAATGTCTCATTATCTACCTAACAAAATGccgaaattaataaaataaaataaaaaaggcttaAATGTGctataatatattaattgtcTCATGCATGTCAGAAAATTATACGAAGAGATTCTGACCAATGACGTACACATTCAACTACTGGACCATCCGTAAACAGTGCTTGCTGATTATAATTAACACCTACTAATTGTGTGATTACTGTTGATCACCACTCGCTTTGATGGTGCGTGTACCATGTTTACCCTGCCCGACCTTGAGCCGgattaaaatttgagaaaatggtAAAAAATCTCTCCATTCACAATATGGACACTCAAACAACACATATTGAAGAGAGGTTCACAGACTGAACCCCACCCGAATGTGTCTAGTGGGAGTGGCTGTGTTGTGCACTCCCCTAAAACTTAAAGTGGTTTGGTTAAAAGTGATTGGTGGGGTGAGTCAGCGGTTtgatttcgtttttttttttggttgcacGTTGATGtgccatttttttgtttttaaggaaaataattaaattataacaagCGCATTATAAGTGCACA harbors:
- the LOC133880707 gene encoding NAC domain-containing protein JA2-like encodes the protein MAVFLPAGFRFCPSDEELVRDYLLKKAMGEELPWDGIGECDIYGEKPPWEICGDLEGEKVYFFAKLRKLNKSRVARTAGSGVWHENSSHHIYDEEGDVIGARKLFCFKVKDGSTMKRSDWLMHEFSLVGEHEPSTSWVLCTLQKKGSESRIGIKRRREDGSQQRKRVCCEIVQSDGPQANYGTPDADSETHMEGTPETDLETHMEFCLPAGDNSDSEFDWETFMNIVPPEGGDLPHGTLEDFWDGDISTLFA